A region of the Lepidochelys kempii isolate rLepKem1 chromosome 24, rLepKem1.hap2, whole genome shotgun sequence genome:
attaaaaagaaaaatccagagGCTATTACACACATGTGCTTTTGACACTTGATCCTATTTGCAGCCCAAATGTAACTTTATTCAGATCTCCGAACCTCTCAATCTAACCATGTCACATTTTCATGCTTCTTCCCGAGAAGTTTCCTTTGCAAAGCTGGAAAGCCCATATATCTTGTCTCAATTCTCAGTCCGTCTACGCCTATGTGTTCCCTCTGCTTTCTGCAGAGGTTCCCACTGGAAGTTTTACCCTGTGTCCAAAAtttctggtttaaaaaggctctaaaatccacatgcagaCTTCGATTTTTCTGTTGCAGTACAGTCAAGGAAATTAGCTCTGATTCAATAGAGGGAAAATGAAAGACTCCAGTAAGCAGCTAGGGGTATGTAATCATGACTCACTCCTCAACCATTTCCTGAACAATGGGACTGAGCGTAATCAAAGGAAAGCCAGCGACTGGGTCATTTCGACAAGCGGTTCTGGACACACAGCTCCCCTACCATGAGCAGACGGCACATAGAATGTTACTTTGACTCACTCCATTACTATGGGGactcaatggtctcaagttgcagtgggggaggtttaggttggatattaggaaaaactttttcactaggagggtggtgaaacactagaatgcgttacctagggaggtggtagaatctccttccttagaagtttttaaggtcaggcttgacaaagccctggctgggatgatttaattggggattggtcctgcttttgagcagggggttggactagatgacctcctgaggtccctaccaaccctgatagtctatgattctatgactctgctGAAAggacagccctgctgcccaactCCAGCTCTGGCCCAGGCTCCCGGCAGCTCCGGCACCTGCACTCCTGATCCCGGAGCTCCTCAAAAAACAGATGCTGCAGTCCTGCCCACCAGGTTGATACTCAGCATCAGAGGGCTTGGGCACCTGTTACAGCATCCTTGGGAGCTGAGCACCACTGCTGAAGGGGCTGGCAAAGGGCGAGTGCAGGGGAGTTACTATGTAAGCATGAACGGCGAGCGAGCTCATGAAGTTGCCAAAATGCCAGTTAGATTCTAACAACCTAGATTTGCCAGTTGGATAAGTGTTGTAGCCAATATTGTGATGGAATGTAATTAGGATCACACCTTTTTATTGAGTGCAGGGGAGGGTTAGGTTACTGTGGTGGGTTTAGTACCTCGTCGGCCCCTTAAGTCAGGAGGGTGGGAGGTAATCCCGCCTCTCTAAGCCTACGTCCATTTTCTAACACCTCCCCGGTTGTCAGCACAGTGttgcccaatggccagagtccatctACTGCCTCTTCCTGAGTGGGGTAGCgcggcctagcagccagagtccattCAGTGTGACTCTAGAggagtgtggcccaatggccagagtccaccTAATTCTCCTCCCCTAGCTGCCAGTGTCAATACAGCCACCTTTGGAAGCAGGGTAGGATGGCCTAGTGGCCGGTGCCTGGGGGCCATCACAAGGGGGTGGCAGCCCCCGGTAGGGGGGCCCGGACCCACCTGACTCTACCGGACTCCAAACCAGGGCTCTGCCAGGGGCAGAGCGGTCTGCCACAGGGTCAGCGGGGAATGCCACCGAAACAGGCTGCCCTCATAAGGGTGGGAGGTACAACTCCCTCACCGGGTCACTGCCTGCCGGCTCTCCTGCAGCAGTGGTCCATGTGGTATCGGGGTCTCCAGGCTCCTCAGCACCAGCCGCTCCCTGGGCTTCCGGTAGCGGCAGGCCTCTGGTCCAGGCTTCTGGCTCTTCAGCTCTCGCAGGTAAAGGCTGTAacagctcctgggctggagcccctgCCAAGTGTCCTTCCTCCACCACAGTCAGCCTGAGCAGCTTTACAGGCTTTTATATCTGACTTCCAGGTGGAGCATGCCTAGCAGAGCCTCGGGCGGGTCTTCCTCTGCTAGGAGGGAAGTATTAACCCCCTCCTTACCAGTGCGGGGTCGATCCGCCCCGTCACCGTTACTGATTGTAATGATGAGTTCTTTTCAGGTCAGCTTTTATCTGCAATCTATAGCTTATTAATTTACCCACAAACACATATGTATGTATTCAACAGTTTATAGATCAAGGTCAGGGACACCAAACTTGTACTGAACATGCCAACACTCTCTTGCAAGCAATTGTCATAGACTAGGGTCGAGGCTCAGCTGTTAGACCATACAACAATGCAAATCACTATGATATTCTTATTACATTTACTTACGATCCTCAGTTCATTAGGACCTCTAACACTTATCACACTTCCAGTCCTTCTCCCAGGAGTAAGGAAGTATTTGTGTTAAAGACACCATTAAGAGCATGTTCCCTGCTATTTGCATGACTTGGTCTGAAAGGGACAGGTTTAAAATATCAAAAGCAACTAAAGTTATTGCTTAAAATCACTCTTAGGCCAATTTGCTTGGGCTTACAAAGGAGAGCATGCGTACAGCACCAGTTAGCTAAAAACTAATACAAGGTGTTACTGAGAAGCGTAGAGTCAGCCAAAGAACCTTCCGTTATGTAATATtcaagaacagagagagaaatgcaATTCCTGAAAGGAAATTTCTTCTCCTTAGCTGTGTAACAGGGGAAGGCTGGTCACCATCCCGGCCTGAGTGTGCAGGACTCAGAACTTCTGGACTTGTGCAGCTCGTTCGTGGGTTCCATCACCTCCGAGGTCCACACGGTGACCCCAGGTTTATAGACTCTTGTTTCTGGATGTGCTGGAGGAGGCCAAACCTCTGATTTCTATTGGGCACTGGGCAGCTCCGGTATATTCAGATTTCAGTTCCCTTAGTTTCTCTGCTGCTTCCGTCGGTATCCAGTAGATGGCATTGGTGTAAGACAAACTTCTTTTTCCTCATAGGGTTTAATATTTGATTCATTTCACAGACAGTACGTCAGTATTAGTCCTGGCTGTTAATGGGAATCTCCCCGTTTTAAGCAATTTCTCTCAATATTCCAAAGTTATACTCCGATTAGGTGTTCAGGTCTTTCAATCCTCAATGGCCCAGGAAAATCTTGGTGGATTTTGTTTAGACTTTTTAAAGGTTTGTATTTTTGTTCAGAAGATTTGGGTAAATGATCCCTTCTTGGAGTTATTTGCCAGCCCTTAGAACACACAGGCCCCTTGTCCCTGCTGGATTTGAACATGCCACCAATCTAAATCATCGCAGACTTATCACGCCCCTGGTCAGTGACCCCCGTAGGAGAATTTCTTCCTTCTTCAAGTTTCTTTGatcggggcagggcagggtcacTCACAGGCTTGGCTGGTTCCACCGAGAGTGCATAGAGGGCtaagaggataaatacattactgATTGGGCAGTGCCTGGTTACTGTGGGAATGAAAGCCAGAGAAAGACCACAGACAGtcacagcaaacacacacacacaccctgctcaaagcggaGGCAGGAGCCCAGCCTAGCCATAAAGATCAACTGACTTCTCTTTGCTTTTGCCCTCTGACAGCAGCCCAGAAATCAATGGGCCCATAGAGCCGAAGGCTATTGGTTATTGGTGATGTCACAGAACAGTGCATCCTGGGACAGCTGCAGTGTGAACCAGAGAGTCCCAAGGGGATTTCGGATGGAAACAAAGGAATGAGATAAAAAAATGAGTTAAGCTTTAAAACAGTCCCCATGCTAGCCTGGCACAGAAACCTGCGCTCGCCCTCTTTCTTTGGTGCTTATAGAgtattatctgagcacctcacagaccttctgtgggggagggcagtgctgttatccccattgtatggATGCAGAACAGAAGcatagagaggctaagtgacttgcccagggtcacacaggaagccagtAGCAGGGCAGAGGTTTGATGATGTCCTGAAGAGGCCCAGGCCAACACTGGCTTCTCCTTCCTTCCTAATTTTGTtcgtattttacagatgggaaaactgaggtaccgAACTTGGCCAGAGGCCACCCAGCACCAGCAGAGTCAAGGCTAAAAGTCAGGTTTGCTGAACACAGGCTGGCTCCGGACCCCGCTCCACTGGACCATGTGGCCTCCGTACTCACTGCTCACCTCTGCTTTACACTTCGTCTGTAACAAGCAGCTTGTGCACCCTGCTTCCCTGGGTCTGCGGTGCCAGGTGTCTGCAGCAATTAACCACACGCCCCGAGAAAGCCGACTCAGCAGCAAGATGGTCAGTCATTAATTCTGGTTCCCAGAAGCGCTTTAATGAGAAAACCTTGAGCAGCAAATCCAGACAAGACCATGTGAAAGAGCTAGTTCAGCATTGTGCAGAACAGCAGGGCAGCCGGCCCCTGAGTGCAAACACTCCCTGAGCCAGGATTTAAAAGCCCAGTGCCCGCCCAGCGCCTGCAGGCGGTGAAAGCTGACTGAAGAGTTCATTAGCACTTAGAGAGGCTGGGCCCAAGCAGCACAAAAACCTGCCCTGCCCTCCAGTTTCACTTTGCTTTGCAAgtcacagtgggccagattcacaCAGGCCTTTAAAAGTCCAGCCGGCAGTGCAGCAGGCCAGGCTCCCTACCCTGCCCGGCTCCGCGCGGCTCCTGGGAAGCTGCCAGCAtcttcctctggctcctaggcgtaGGGGCGGCCatgggggctccgcacgctgcccctgcccagaCCACCAGCTCCGCCaggaaccaatgggagctgcgggagcggtACCTGTGGATGGGGGCAACACGCAGACCCACCTGGtagcgcctccgcctaggagccggagagagatgctggcagcttccctggagctgcctgaggtaagtaccaaccggagcctgcaccccaaaccccctcccaagTCCCAACCCCTTTTTCCAgcttggaaccccctcccacacccaaactccctccaagagcctgcaccccctcctgcaccccaaccccctgccccagccctgagccccctcctgcagccacactccttccctgagactgcaccctgcactccctcccatgccccaaccccctgccccagccctgagccccctcctgcagccacactccttccctgagactgcaccctgcactccctcccactccccaaccccctgccccagccctgagccccctcctgcacccaaattccctcctggagcctgcactcccttctgcaccccaaccccctaccccaacccAGACCCCTCTCCCACACtatgaaccccttggccccagcctggagccccctcctgcaccccaaacccctcatccccggcgccactccagagcccgcatccccagctggagtcctcaccccctcctgcaccccaaccccctgccccagccagagcccccttccacaccctgaacccctcatatCTGGCTCTACTCCGGAGCCTGCACTCCCCAGCCCACAGCCTgtacccctcccacaccccaaccccctgccccagcctggagccccctcccacactctgaacccctcggcctcaacccccagcctggaggcccctcctccaccccaaacccctcatctccagccccaccccagagcccgcacccgctctcacaccccaactccttgctccagcctggtgaaattgagtgagtgagcgagggtgggggagagtgagcaacagagggagggagggagtgggggtggggcctcagggaaggggcggggcaagggtgttctattttctgcaaatagaaattCAGCAGTCCTACACATGGGTAGAGCTCAGCACCCAAGGAAGGGATTTTCAGAGGCCCCCACGCTGAGCAGgccaggagtgaaatgcagaggaaaggggtggggtttAGGGCCCAGATTCACAGCTCCTATTGATCTGGGCCTTCCACCCCACAGGGACGGCTGGCACTAGGTGCCTCTCTCCAGCCGGGACCCTCAGCCACGAACCCTCGCCTGGAGATGGGGACCTGAGCCAGCTCAGCCATTTCTCAGATAAAACCAAAGTGAGAGCAGGAGTCCCTAGTCCCCGTCACCTAGAGgtcagggcactcagctgggatgtggaagacatGGGGTCAAATCCCAGTGGTCTCTGATTCAGAGCAGGAcgtgaacccagatctcccacgTCCCCGTGGAAGGCCCTGTGCACCAGGCTGTTTGGGAGGGTGTCTCTCAGTCACTCCTATCCCAGCTGTTCCACTTTCTATACATAACTCCATGGtcgctgggccagagagagactcCGATCCTGGAGAtgccccccgccctgtgccccagaACAGCCGGGCGGAGGATCCGGGATTGCTACACGTTTGGCCGAGTCTAGCGCAATAGAGTCGCTGTGCTCCTGTTTCCTgaggggaagggaaactgaggcttttGCAGTGGGCGATGGGGCATTCTCATTCATTAGCTGGCTTGCGTGGGAAACTCCAGCCCGGAGGCAGGGGGATGAACCGCCACAGTGGAAGCTCCTCTCCTCTCACGGCCGTCTCTGCTCCCTCGCGGGGAGGACGTGCACCATGAGGATCCCGGCCAGcagggctcccagcacccccagcacaaGGATCCCCTTGGCGCGGCAGTAGGACAGCGGTGGGGTCTGGGGCAGAACGGGACCTGAAGGAATAAATCAATGTTTAGGGGCTTCGCGCCGTCTGGAAACCCAAATCTATACCGAGTGCCGGGAGCTCTGACTCCGAAGACCCCAGTGAGCTGGCATGCAAACACCCAGCTGTTCCCTTTGGGCCAGACCCTCGGTGCCCCCCAGCGACAGACCTTCCTGCCCAGTGCCAGGGTGGGGTGTAGGAATTGGGGAGTAGCCCCTTAAAAAGCCTGTGAGCCCACTAGTGGTGCTCACTGTGCCCCAGaacccagccagagcagcaggggGTGTGTACGAGCCAGGCCCGCATGGGCCCTGCTGCGTGCGCTCGAGGGGGGGGATGGAGCGAGCGTCACCTTCACAGGCCACCTTGGGGGAGGCGCTGGCCGAGCTGTTGCTGACGGGGTTTGTGGCCGTGCAGGTGATGGGCGAGTCCTCGTCCCCCAGTCTGTGCTGGAGCAGCAGGGATTCCTCGGTGGCGAGaacggcgcctcctgctggacGTGTCCAGGCGTAATTGAGGTGCCTGGCTCTCTCCCCGGCACTGCAGGTGAAGGTCACGTTGCAAGTGCCGTTCCCAGTCATCACAGGATGGACCCTGATCTCCGGCTCCGACAGTCGCTCTGTGGCCCAGATGGGGGCAGGAAATACAAAATAACTCTGTACAGAGGCTGCCGAGGTGAGAACCTGCTGCAGGCTCCCCCCGCTGACGGCCTGAGACTACAGGCCGGGGGGCTGACACACAGGGATCTCTCCCCCTAGCGACTTTCCCCCACGTTTGAGAGCATCACCCAACCTCACTGCGCCATGTGGCTGGGACAGGAGAGGTCACCTTCCGtaagatagcaagtgtgaaaaatcgggacacttcggttttttttgggggggggggttgtaatgttgcctatataagacaatgcccctaatcaggacatctggtcaccctatacttCTAGccaggggccagatcctgttCAGGGGAGGGGTTTAGctgccccccactctccccaaGGGACAGATTCAGGGTCTGCAGGAGCCATGTTTGTAGACATTGTGCTTATGGCAGGACTCTGTGAATAGGCTGCATCTTTACCTTTGTGTCTCCCCTACCCTGTCCTCCCCTGTCTCTGTCTATCTCTCGCCTTTCCCCAATAGCCTTCTGCTTATTTTCTTTAAGCTGTGAGCCCAAGCCCAAACCCTAGACTTGGGCTATCAACTATCCATCTCAATACACACCTATCATCTAGtctatctctctatctctctatccccatacaccccatctatctatctatctatctatctatctatctatctatctatctatctatctatctatctatctatctatccccatacaccccatctatctatctatctatctatctatccccatacaccccatctatctatctatctatctatctatctatctatctatctatctatctatctatctatctatctatccccatacaccccatacaccccatctatctatctatctatctatctatctatctatctatctatctatctatctatctatctatctatccccttACACACCaatccatctatctatccatccttCTCCTTTGTTCATTCAGAGAGCTTTAAGTACTGTAATAGCTTGGTCCCAGAGGGAAGTCCTGGCTCACCCCAAGGTGCCCCTCCAGATATCAAACGGTCTGCTAAAAGCTTCTTGTGAAGCCGGCATCTCATTGGAAGTCCACATTACCACCTcccgctcccagcgcctgcaCCTCCCCCCACGCACACGCACAGACACTCACTGTAGATGAGCAATGGATAGTCACAGTAGTACATATTGTGTGCGACTGTGTTTTCCGCTACTCCATATTCACCCTCATCTGCCATCGTCAGGTTGCTGATCTCCAGCGAATAGCTCTGGCCGTGGAGTCTCACTCGCCCTCTGTATCTCTCGTCCTCCACAGTGAGACGGGGCAGggctccggggccccccggggtGACAACAGCAAGACGCACCCTACTGCCTGAGGGTGCGTCCTGGCGCGGGCTGGGTGCGGACCAGGTGATGCTCTTGAACATCTCCCCGGAATCAAGCGGGAGGACGACTGATTCTCCCAGAATACCGTTCATCAGTTTGGGGAGACAAACTGATTGAGCAGGACTTGTGTctgacaacacagaataaaagggTCCAGGAAACAGACCAAGCCCAGCCATCCCCGACCCGGCACTGCAACTCCCTCCAGTCACAGAGTGTGAATTACGAAAGCTCTTTGACCTTTGTTAGCACCTCACTGGTTTGAGCCCCTGGGCCCCTTACGCCCATCAGTGAATTCTTGGGCCTGTCTTagatgggaggtcagactagatgaccccaagggtctcttctggccttggaatccctGAATTAAGCCACATGATATGCCGTGTGTAGGAGGGAAATACagtcctgtccctttaaaatttcTCCTCTCCTGTGGGTAGGTGGGGAAATCTCCTTTCACACAGGAACTCAGTGTTACCCAATGGCATTCATCATGCAGGACTGGAGGAATTTTTAAAGGGCCAGTAATAAATGATCtccaaatggagaaactgaggcacagagtggtgcaGTGACCTGCACCGGGTCACTGGCAGAGTCGGGAACAGGAGGGGAGGGTTCTGGGGCCATGACGCCAGGCTGCGGGTTTCATCCCCTAGCCACCTGTTTCTtgctctccctgctgcctcttccaGAGGGTGCTGAGGTTACAGCAATGCTGGAGTTGTAAAGGgagagaacccagctctcctgtcgGCCAGCTCTGGGCTCTCACTGCTGggccttcctgcctctccctgggGGTCATTGTCTTGTTTAACAATGTGCCCATGACCCCCCAAACCCTCAGTTCTTTTCATGGAGGCAGCAGCCCCGGTGAGTACCCAGGGTGGCTGAGGGTCACTGCCTGGCAAACTACCCTCCTGCGAACAAACACCCCACAGGGCGAAGGAGAGAACCTCCATCGTGGACGGCACGGGacggtgtggggagggggggagcggaGAAGAGGCCAGCCAGGAACAGAGGCCGAGAGTCGGCGCCATGTCTCTCCAACTTTCCCTCTGCCTGGGCAACATGTGGGTCAGGGacgcaggatcaggccctcgTGCTGGCTGGGCTCAGACTGCACTGGATCCCTGAGGGGAGTGAgacccccccagcctggcccagctcCTGCTTCCATCCCCTCCCAAGATTCACCCTTTCATTTCCAGCCCCCCCGCTGGGGTGGATCCAGCCCCGCGTAACTTACCCCTGGGCTGGGAAACCAGCAGGAGGAAAAGAAGGAAGGGACGGGGAGCTCCTGCCATCCTGGTGGGCTACAGAACAGGGAGCAGTCAGTGTCCGTGGAGTGATCCGTCAGAGACTGGGACAGTCGGGCCAGCcaggtctgggtgccggggggatTCTGGCATCACTCCACTGAGCAGCGAGGGCTCTGGGAGGCTAAACCCAGTGCCCGCAGCTTTGAAGCCTCCTTTTCATCAGCTGATCTACCCTGTGGCAGGCACAGGATGAGATaacccccccactgccccgccctgatctcccctgcccttccccctcgtGGGGCCTTCTGCCACCCAGTCGCTCGCACACAGGTTCAGCCCGACTCTGACACCCCCACGCCATGGGGCgcccagcccttcccttgggagacaGTGACAGGGAACCGGGATGCCTCTGGGGAGATGCTGCCTAAGAGGTCCTTTCCTAGGCCCTTCCCAGTTACACCTTGCTGGGATGATTGGTCTTGTGCATTGCAGCCGTGCCCGGGAGCCCGAATCACTGAGCAGCCCAGGAACTGACACAGCAAGATACAGGAAAGGAGATAAGTGACTCTAGATAGACAGTGCCTGACGCTGTATGCCCCTGCAGCCCACACTGTAACAGTGGCAAAAGGAATTGATCCCCAGCAGATTCTCCAGCAATTGACACACGCAGGCCAGTGTCCTCACCGGTGGGCTGGGGCCTTTCCAAATGCTCCATCCACAGATTCAGTTTGGTGGGTGGCTCCGGCTCTTAATTCCTGTCTTGGCCTTCCCCCAAGTGCAGCAGTTTCACGTGGTGCCCGGGTCACAGCGTGGCTAGATAATCTCTGGTTCTGATAGGTGCTCAGACTGTGGGGGATGCAACGAACAGGGACAGAGACACTGCTGTAAAAGGAAACTGCCACAGGTTCTCACACCTGACACTGCCAGCGTGTCTGAGATGGGATACTGATCTAGACACAAAACTTTGTTCAGGACGCCTTGCAGCTCACCAGCTGTGAGACCCTGGAGCGAGCGAAAAACCCCAAGAAGCCATTATAGAGACAGGTCATTTAGAGTTCTGGTGAAACTTACAAGAAACCCCAAAGCTTGAAAGTCTGGAAATTCCCAGTTAAGCCCCCAAtgcccttaactctgcccttctCAGCCTTCCATCTTCCCTTGCAGGTAGGGTATCAGAAATGTGCTCCATAGCCCATCCAGTTGTTCCCACAACTATGAGTTGCTCTGCCCCCGCACTGATCACAACTATTGCCACAGAATCATGTGATGACTTGATCTGGGCCTGGTAAGTTTGTACAAGGAGATTGTCATAGATTCAGATtgtgaggccagaagggaccattagatcatctaatgtgacctcccgtataacacaggccataaaagtGATGTGCCAGCTCTGGATCTAATGGTCCTTGGAGAACTAGCTGACACATGGGACTATAAGGCCAGTCCTGCCAAATGCAGAGAATTGTGAAAGACATCAGCCCAATTAAGGAAAACTGAGCTAAACCCAAATtctcttagggctagtctacactacagatgtTTTGCTGCTCTAGCTCTACAGGCAAAGTCCCCTCGTGGACATGTACCTTCTACCAGCTAAAGGAGTTCTCTTGGCAGTACAGTTAAATGACATAAGCTGTATCAGAGTGGGtataagctgtgtctacactggcagagcaTTTCAGTGtgatttttctccttttcctagCCACCCTCGTTATGTCAGCAAAATTCTGTAGCATAGACTTGGCCTTAACCCTGCCATGAGAGATAGAGCAGGGGTCGCAATCTTAATTTCCCTTAGGGCCagggccagtcctcaaatcctcccagcgggccagtAAAGTcgctgaagatggtgttcagacaAGAAAATgtgtatattgtattttttattttgaatttcttagcactaataaaactgtcatacaactggatacaattcttcccctgccagagagttcatagaatcatagactatcagggttggaagggacctcaggaggtcatctagtccaaccccctgctcaaagcaggaccaatccccgagtttctagtgtttgccagacacccgGCAACGCTTccgttctgtcagtttgttgatgtttggcctcagagACGGAGCAGTTTGAAACCTTCAGGAtgcagcaaggtgggcatcagaCAGTTGTGTTCAgaattttgacttgtttatattcattgtggagaAAAGTGACGCggctccatggctgactctgcccggcgactagtgatggtatctctgtccctctcccccagccaatgggagctgcgggggacggtgcctgcagcagacagagctggcAGCGTGGCTTCCTGCGTTTCTCCTCCACGGGccacagtggggaggttctcaggcTGCGGATGGCCCACGGGCTGGAAGTTTGAGACCCCAGAGATAGAGCCACATCACCCCATCAAATGCCTTTTCAGCATCTGCGTCTGTTGACAGGCAACCTGACAGCTCATGAGTCTAACAGGATGACTCGCTGGAGTAAAAGTACATAGGTGTGTCACTGtcttcaggatcagggccatagaaTGGTTTTAGACCAGTGTAACTCTATAGGCTTCCACAgaatcactcctgatttacaccagtgtgagggAGAGGAGACATATATAGACCCCTGTACAGTGCGTGAGTCGTTTACATTTTCCCCTCCAATGTGCCTTACTTTGCATGTGTTGACGCTGAATTTGCCCTTGTGTTCAGACCTGCTGGACCATGAGCCACAGGCCCCGCTCTACTAGTGGGGGTTCTTTAACTGcagtgttgggggggggctgtgctttGGAGCTGGAAGACCTGGGCTGGAGCCCTGCTGTCTGCGAGTGGGGAGAGCCGGGAAGGACTGGGTGGCTCCAGGTTTGTTACTGTGCTATTATCCCGCAGCACCTGCACTGGACTTACCAGGACAGAGCCTGTGAATCCCGTCACATAGAACCCGGGCACTTTCCAGAGAGCTCAGCACCTGGTCCCCCTGCCTGGGAGAGATGGGACGTCCAGCATGCGGGCTAGAGAGGGTTTAAAGAGAACAggaggaaagaggcagggctGCTCCCTGGAGGAACAGCTCCA
Encoded here:
- the LOC140902760 gene encoding SLAM family member 9-like gives rise to the protein MAGAPRPFLLFLLLVSQPRDTSPAQSVCLPKLMNGILGESVVLPLDSGEMFKSITWSAPSPRQDAPSGSRVRLAVVTPGGPGALPRLTVEDERYRGRVRLHGQSYSLEISNLTMADEGEYGVAENTVAHNMYYCDYPLLIYKRLSEPEIRVHPVMTGNGTCNVTFTCSAGERARHLNYAWTRPAGGAVLATEESLLLQHRLGDEDSPITCTATNPVSNSSASASPKVACEGPVLPQTPPLSYCRAKGILVLGVLGALLAGILMVHVLPAREQRRP